Proteins encoded by one window of Chryseobacterium aquaeductus:
- a CDS encoding polyprenyl synthetase family protein, which yields MANIVEEIKQPINEEMKLFEQKFYESMQSKVALLDKVTRFIVTTKGKQMRPMFVFLCAKLVGEVNEKTYRGASMIELIHTATLVHDDVVDESFKRRNFFSINALWKNKIAVLVGDFLLSKAVLLSTDHKDYDLLSVISRTIREMSEGELLQLEKARKLDITEDVYYEIIRQKTATLIAACCEIGALSNDADENLAKKMMEFGTYTGMAFQIKDDLFDYLSSNFIGKPVGIDIKEQKMTLPLIHSLKIASETERKYFFNTIKRYNNDQKRVKELIAFVKSSGGLDYAIQVMKDFQQKAKNILNEFPDSEVRKSLHMMLDYVIERKF from the coding sequence TCGAACAGAAGTTTTATGAATCTATGCAGAGCAAAGTCGCTTTACTCGATAAAGTTACCCGTTTTATTGTTACGACCAAAGGGAAGCAGATGCGTCCTATGTTTGTTTTTCTATGTGCAAAACTGGTTGGTGAGGTCAATGAAAAAACCTATCGTGGTGCTTCAATGATTGAGTTGATTCACACTGCAACTCTGGTGCATGATGATGTTGTGGATGAGAGTTTTAAAAGACGTAATTTCTTTTCTATTAATGCTTTATGGAAGAATAAAATTGCAGTTTTGGTTGGTGATTTTTTACTTTCAAAAGCGGTTTTACTTTCTACAGATCATAAAGATTACGATTTACTTTCTGTGATTTCCAGAACCATCAGAGAAATGTCTGAAGGCGAACTTCTTCAATTGGAAAAAGCCAGAAAACTCGATATCACCGAAGATGTTTATTATGAAATCATCCGTCAGAAAACGGCTACTTTAATTGCTGCCTGTTGCGAAATCGGAGCACTATCAAACGATGCTGATGAAAATTTGGCTAAAAAAATGATGGAGTTCGGAACGTATACCGGAATGGCTTTCCAGATTAAGGATGATTTGTTTGATTATCTGAGTTCAAACTTTATCGGAAAACCTGTTGGTATTGATATTAAAGAACAGAAAATGACGCTTCCTTTAATTCATAGCTTGAAAATTGCCAGCGAAACGGAAAGAAAATACTTTTTCAATACCATAAAACGCTATAACAACGACCAAAAACGTGTGAAAGAACTGATTGCTTTTGTGAAAAGTTCAGGCGGTTTGGATTATGCAATTCAGGTCATGAAAGATTTTCAGCAAAAAGCGAAAAATATTCTCAACGAATTTCCTGATTCTGAAGTGAGAAAATCTTTGCACATGATGTTGGATTATGTGATTGAAAGAAAATTTTAA